The sequence TGACCATGTGCAGAGTGAGGCGCGCTTTGCAGCTCTTCTCGATAAAGGAAACGTAGGCGTCTTCGGCATGTCGGCCGGAGGGCTCACCGCGCTCGAATTCTCCGGTGCTACCTGGAGCCTTGCCCGTCTCGTGACCCATTGCGCTCTCCACCTTGAGGAGGATATCCGTTTCTGCGCGTTCGGGGAGGTGAGGGCAGCGGGTGGAAGAGGCCTCGATGAGCAGACGATTAAGCGTCTTAAAACACAATTAGCGACGGGCGCCCAATCGGGCATGGTGGACGCAACGGAATACAGTTATGAGGATAAAAGAGTCAAAGCTGTGGTTGCCGCTGTCCCGGCTTCTGCCCTCATCGATCCGGCAAGCTTGCGCACACCACGGGTGCCCACAGCGCTGATAGCAGCCGACATGGACCAGGAACTTGCACCCAAGTGGCACGTGCTTGCCATCGAGATGGCGTGCACTACCTGTGTTGTCCTCGCCACACTTGAACACGGAGGCCACATGTCCATCCTCTCCCCCATGCCGCAAGGTATCGCCCATGATCTTGGCCCGTGGGCCGAAGATCCTCCGGGATTTGACCGTAAGGTCCTCACTCGCGTCTACAAGGATATCGCTTTATTCTTCCGGAGCCACATTTTAGGCAAAGACGAGGCCGCGCCCGGCAAAATTTGAAATTTGAAATCTCAAATTTGAGATTGCCCGCGCGAGACGCGGGCCAAGGGCCAGGAAACGGGAAAATGGTTGAATGGGGAAATAGGAATCGTGAAACGGAAGGATCGTGAACCGTGAATCGGGAGAAAGGAAAGAACATGGTGTCTCACCCCTTACCGTCTCCCGATCCCCGAGCCACGTTTATTGATACACAATCAATCACCATTTGACCGCCTCACGAATCCCCGTCGGTAATAATGCGCCGTATGCGAGTTACGCGCGGAATACCTGGGAGAGTTTCATAAGCAGACCAAGGTCTCCTTCCACCTTGTACTTGCCGGACATAAACGCCACTTGCCCGGAGAGCTCTCCGTTTGAAATGGCCAGCCAGACCTCTGCAGGGGACTTGATAATCACATCAGGTTTGGGTGCGGGTCCATCCACGTAGGTGCAGGTCCTATCCGATATGACGAGGTGGGCCGTGAACACCTCGGATCCCGTAATATCGAACTGATAGACGGCCTTCATGTCGCCCGCGGCCTCTCTGTTGAACCCCTGGGGCATGTTCCTGATCAGCTCTCTGCAGCTTATGCTGTGAGCAGGTTTTGTTGCTTCCGCAGGCTTCTCTTTTTTTTGTCTGGTTTGGGCCGCCTCTTGCGCCACCATCTGTTTTATCCACTCTTTTCGCATCTCATCGTTCACGACCTGTTTGGTGAAGGTCTGCCCCACAAATGCCTCAAAACCCGCGTAGAGTCCTGAGTCCTGCCAGTAGCGGTAATCGTCACGCATGAACTCTTTTTCGCGGCTCACGAGATCCCCCATGAAGAGATAATTGGTGAGCATGTTATCTGTGACGGGATACGACCGTTTGTCCTTGATGGCGCGTGCGAGATCGCGTGCCAGATCACGTGCCCGCGCCTCTACCGCTTCTTTTCCCAGAAAGCCGCCGGGGCCTACCGCAATGGAAGTGAGGGCACCCACGGAAAAGGCCCCATAGGTCCCGAGTACGCCGGAAAGATAGGCAGCTGTGGCAGTTTCACCCTTGCCGGCGGAGACACTCACGGCGAGTCCCGGTTTCCAGGTGGTCCGCGGCTTGTGACCGAATGCCAAAGACCGGTCAAGAAAGACCTTCATCTGGGCCGTCACGTGTCCGAAATAGACGGGGGATGCGAGAATCAGACCATGCGCTTCAAGCAGTGTGGCAACAATCGAGGCGTGATCGTCATTGCGCCAGCACCGTCCTTTCTCGAGACAGACCCCGCAACCCACGCAGAACTCGATTCTTTTCTGTGCGAGGAAAATTTCCTCGGTGGCTATTCCCTCTGTTTTGAGGGCTTGTGCAACCATCTGAGTCATCTGGCTCGTGTTGCCTATAGCGCCGTGAGGGGTGCCATTGATTATTACTACTTTGTAGTTGTCTTCCATGGTTTGCTCCTTTTGTGATTCGGATTTGGCTTGAACGGCAACATCTCGCGCGGCGCCGGCTTGAGACATTTGCGCTGGACTGATGCCGATCTTTCTTTGATAGTATGCCGGATACCGTTTGTTTACCTGCACACCGATACCAAGCTGGATCAAGGCGGGTAAGAGTATTTGAAAAGCCACGGCCATGATTGCGTTTCGTTGAAGTTGGAAGAGAACGGGGATTGCCCCGACAACGAGGGAAGCGGCAAATAGCCCGCACCAGATCCATGACATGTTTCTATTGATCTTCTTGAATAGCTCGGTCTTCCACAGGATTTCGGGTGTGGTTTTACGCGCGAAATACTCGGTGAAATAAGTCCCTCCCGCAAGAGGCGGGACGATTGCTACTGCAAGGAAACACGCATACAGGAGGCTCGCGGGTAGTGTGCCTAAAACGCGCATAGACTCACCAGGGGCTAACCAGAGACCGGCCGCGTTCAGCACAAAGTAGACCAAGTAAGCCTTGACAACAGGGGATGCCCCTCTTTGTCCCGCCACAATAGCGCCTATAATAATGAGGGCTGCGAGGCTTGCGAGTTTCACTGATGCGAGTTGAACGTGAGATGAACATATGAGCAGGGTGTAAACGGCTATAATTACATGGGGTAAACTACCTGATAAACGTTTCATGAGAGAAGCTCCTTGTCTTTAAGACTCTTGGCCGCCGATACGCGGCGCTGAAAAGTATGGTCGAGCACGTAGTTGCGTAACAGTCTGGCGCCGTGCGTGAGCTCTGCGGTAACGCGCGCATCCTCTTCGTCTGGAAGGTGGCTGGTAAGACGCTCACGCAGGCGCATCATGTGGTCGCTTAGGTCCCTGGCGGCTCTCACGAAGAACGTAAGGTCCCTTGCCTTGATCCCTCTCTTGAGGGCAGCGGCCAGCGCCCGACCGGCTTCTATGTCGTCAGGCCTGTAAGAGCCGTCCGCCCACGGTAAAATGAGGTTAGCCGCAAGAAGCTCGGAGAGCTCTTCGCGAGTAAGGCCGGTTGCCCTCAGGTATTCCTTTTCGTCTACGCTTACGGCCTCTTCCGCCCCGAAGATGACCGCATCCAGCTCCACCAGATGGGTGATGTCTTTACCTTCATCGCTCAACCGAAGGAGTTTCTTGATCCTGTCAAGAGGGAACGAGTAACGCCCCTGCATCCTTTTGATGAATTTTGCCCGTTCTATGCAGGCCGGATTATAGTAGGCCATGTTCCGCCCCGTCCTTGTCGGTTCCGGCAAGAGACCCTGCGCCACGTAGTGGAGAATTGTCGATTTAGGTAGACCCGTTGCCTCGGTCAAATCTTTCATTCTCAGGGTATCTCTGCTGGTTTTCTTTATCATTTGCGCTGCCTCCTTAACCGTCTGGGGACATTATAACACCGATTATATCAAGTGTCAAGTGTTACTTTACACTTATTATACCAAAGGTCTCTTTTGTGCCTGGAATGAGCAGCAGGATTATTTACTATTAAGAAGAGCTAAAGAGATTGCCCGTGTGGGCATCTTGGGACGTGCTTTACGGATGCCGTTTAAGCGCCCGTGGAGACGTCCCGAATTTCTACCTGAATCGGAAGATATGACACCTCACCATTCTGCCACGATATAGTCGGTTGGCTCCTTATAGTCGTAGTATTGCCACCGCTCGATTCTTCGCACCTCAACGATGTTCATATTCCGCTGGATGTTTCTGCTCAAACTGTTTGATACCCGTGCGTGCAAACTTATTCTTGAAATGTCTCTTTGTTTCAATTCTTCTTTGAGACACGAGAGCATCTTACTGAAGGCCCCTTTTTTCCGATACGCCTGAAGGACTGCCACATTTTCAATGTAGTACGCTTGGGAATCCGGCTTCATGAGGGGGTCGGCGTCCTTTAATTCATCCACGGCGATATTGTGAGGGATGGCAAAAAGAAAGCCCACCTCTTTTTCGTCGCTATGCAGCACGACATGAATATTGTCCTCTTTGATGAGCATTTGACTGTAATACTCTTGAGGGTTGCCGCAGGCCCATCCCACAGGATAGACATCTCGACTGATCAAGACGGTAGTCTCCACGATCTTGTCATCGACCGTACGCACAACCTCCGCCTTTAACATGTCCGTCCTTCCACCAGATCTGCGTGTACGGCGAAGCCGCCCTGCCGTAGTTGAAAACCCATCACTATCTCCCTCATCATGATTGGCGCCTTGCCGGACTCTTGAAAGCTAAAACCGAGCTTCTTCTATTTAACTATTTTTGTCGCCTGCGTGCAAACGCAGGTTTTGAAACGAGCATCTCTTCATTTCGTAATGGTGATTTTTTGCAGCCATTCAGACACTTTGTTTTGTGCAACTTTGGCATCCCTTCCCCAAAAGGCAGCGCCATTAAGCACGATCGATTTTGGACAGAGTTTTGAAATATCGGTAACGCTCCGTCCGAGGCCGCTTCCTGCGTGTGTGCAAAATGGTACGATGGTCTTTCCCGACAAATCGTACAGAGACAAGAAGGTTTTCACCGGACCGGGCACGGTGCCCCACCAATTAGGGTATCCTATAAATACCAGATCGTACGATTTGATATTTTCGATCTTTGTCTTCAATTCCGGTTTATAGCCGGAATTGAGCTCCTGCCTTGCCTGTTTTACAACTGCATCGTAGTCATGAGGATAGGGCGCCTTAGCCTCAATCTCAAAAGCATCGCCGCCCACACCCCGGCGGATGTGATCGGCGAATTCACGTGTGTTGCCACTATGGGAAAAATAGGCGACCAGTATCTTCCTGGTTGTGTCAACTTGCATGCTGCTCCTCCCGTATTTTTGCAGTTCCCGGCACGCGCCCGAAAATAGGGTTTATGTCTCTGTCTCCTGCCCGCGCCATGGTTACAAGGACTCTTTCTTTGATGCTTTTACGTATGATCCTTTCTTATCCGGCTTGTTGTTCTTGAAATAGTATAATGCTGAAACAATGCAGGTGGTAGACTAATCCTGCCAAATTATTGCCTGATAGCGCGACTCATTCGATAAAATATTGTACCCCGGGTTCGAGTCTGGTAAAATAAAGGCCGCCGATACGGGATGCGGCGAGGTTGCGACGCCTCGCCGGTAACGCCTCGGTCTAAAACAGGGAGGAAACACTGCAGGTTCTCATCAAGGCTTTTATCAGCGTTGCAATCATTCTTGCCGCCACGGCAATCGGAAAGAGGCTTCCCGCGGCGGCCGGGCTCATAGCCACCATGCCTCTTGCCGGGGCGCTGGTTCTTGTCTGGATATATTTGGAAAACAGGGGCGACCCGCGTATCATGCAAGCGTTTTCCAGGGGCGCGCTCTGGGGAATCCTGCCGAGCATCCTTTTCTATCTTGTAGCGTTCGTCTGCTTCAAAAAGGAGCTTCCACTTCCGATCGTTCTTGTGGCAAGCTTCGGTGTCTGGGCAATAGCCGCATGCATCCATCAACTGATGATCAAATGAAGGAGACCTTACCTGTTTCGCGCTTCAAACGGTCACAAGGAACGAATCACGTAAGCGTTTTTCCCGCTGACTGCCGCAGCTAAAGCCGAAACCATAGAGTGCTGCGAAAGGTGAGAAGCGGCTGCCTGTCATCTTTTCCCACCAAAAAGACGGCCCAGCCCTCTGCACTTTCACCTGAAGATATCTTCTTCCCGAAAAAGGTTGGATCCGGTGGCGCCGCGGACGGGGCATTGTACTCTTTGCCGTCGGAAGAGATGGCTGTAAAGTCTTCCTCACTCAATTCGTATACACAATCCCCTGGTTTTGTCCTTGCATAGAACTCAAGGCGTAGACGGGCAAGAACGTATTCGAAACCGACCTCGGGAGTCTCACGCGCGGGCGGAACTGATTTGATGCGTTTAAGCGCTCCCTCGCCGCGCGCGGTTTCCAGGACAGTGATTTTTACGTCATACGTTTGGTGCGAGTCATACCCGCTCCCGCATGAGATGATATCTGCCAGGGTTACTCCGATTGGCGCGGGATTAACCGGAGAATCGCCCGCCGGCAAGGAAGGGCTTTGAGCGTAAAGGCGGCCGGCTAAAATCGGCACGAGACATATCAAAAATAAGCAAGACAACATCTTCTTTCTCATTTAGCACTTCCTCCGTAGACGGTGCTCTTGGATGCAAAGCACGGGGACAGGAAACCCACTGTGCGTTCCTGCCCCCGCGAACTGTCCGATCATTTCCACTTGTCTACCGATGCACTCGTTATATAATCGAAGTTTCCAACATACCAGACAGGAAGTGTTTCTCCGCCCACTACTATTATGCTGATAGGGTCTTTCAGGATTATGCCGGGAACTTCGTATGGCTTCGGCGGATTATACTTCTTGACCGGAACTATTGTTTCCGGAGGCAGCTTCAACCACGATGCGAAGGGCTCGGTCCCTGATTTGCCTGCCTGGTAATCTTTGGGATAGGTGACCCAATACTCCCAGACCGGTATCATTATGTTGTCCTTGAGCCACTGTTCCAACTGTTCCTTGCTGCCGAAGCCTTCCACGTCTTTCATTCTTTTTGCGGCTGTCGGATCGAGCAGTATGGTTGCCTTCACCGTGCGATACGGCCCGACGGAATTAAAATCCTGTATCATAAACTTTATCAATTCCGAGTACCGGCATTGCTCAACGGGAGGCGAGCAGCGTGAATTGGCAAGCGCGTCACCGTAAATCAGATAATGGCCTGAGAAGACGCTTACAACGCTTTCTTCCGCTTTAAACCCTTTCTGGACATGGAAGGGTTTCCACCCTTCGGGCAGGCTCTGCTCTTTTTCTGGAAAACAAAGATTGTTGTAGTTCAAATTATTTCCGTGACTGCCCATGTAAACGGACCCGGGTGACCCTGCATTACCGAGATTCTTCGAAAGCAATGTCCAGGCTCGTCCGATGACGGCATTGGCCTCATTAAAGGGACCGAGCGCACCTATGCCGGCATTCATGTTGATCTTGTTGCGGATGGGTCCGTTCACGACTACCATTCTTGCGAACGAAGTTGTTGAGGTGAAGATAGCGGGCACCCCTGTTGACGCTATGGCCAGAATTACGGGGAAATGCTCCGGTTTGGCCCCTGCCATTACTGCATTGATGGCGACCTTCTCCACCGTGTAGGACCAGAATTCGCGTACCGAAGAGGCCTGCATCTTGCCTGCCAGTTCATCGGGCCTGTGACTCGTTCCTTTGAGCATGGCCCGTACTCTCTCTTCCGTGGGAAGCACGATGGGAAGTCCATCTGTAAAGCCGTTTGCATAGAAGAGGCGCTGGAGTCTTTCTTCCGTATCCGGACCGATGAGTCTTGAGCGTACCGGTCTCTGTATAAATCCCGTTTTCTTTTCCTCATCTGTCAAGGGTGAGGTAAGCGCAGAGACAAGCTCCTGAACGATGGGCCTACCCGTGACCGGATCATTGCCCGACAAATACTCCCGGCATGTGGCTGCCGGTATATTGGCAATCGGGTGAGGGGTAAAAACGAATCTCTGGCCGGGCATCCCCTTGTCCAGGGCAAAACCCTTTACAACATCTTCAAAGGCGAAAGTCATAACAGGTGCAGTAGGCACCCCCATTTTCTCAAGTTTCCAACAGTGCTCGACGACCGCCGGCGCACAGGTACTTCAGTGGCCGATGGCGAGTATGGCCGCATGGCCCTTCTCCTTGATTTCGGCCCACAACTTGGGATCGTCATCAAAGTAAGCCCCTCTCTTGTCCCTAAGTATCCAGTTGGTCTGAGGGAATTTCTGGGAAAGGAGTTTTTGCATCTCCTCAAGGAAAGGTTTAGTTCCGGGAAACTGGGTGTCTACGATGTAGACGGTTTTACCGGTCAAGGTATCGAGACGGGGCGCCATGGGTACTCTCGGTATGGGCGGAGGCGTCCCCAAAGGGTCCAACACCATGATCTTGCCTTCTTGCGCATGGGATACGGGCGAGAAGGGCAGACTCGCCGCCAAGAAAAACCCCATGAGCAACAGATTCACCAACTTCTTCATAGGCCTCCTCCTAGTTTTAAGTTTATTGAAACGCTCTGGATCTTTGTATCGTTCTACCGGAATTGTGAATCAGCATGGGCCCTCCACTTTCTGAAGGATCGTCGAACGGACTCGGGTTAAAGTTCTGTGCTTTAGATGCCGCGATTTGAAATTCCTATGTTGCAGTCGAACCTCAATATCCTCTGGAGCGATCAATTCAAGCTCAGAACCGTATAGTCTATTTTTCCTATTTTCCTACTTTTGCGAAGTGGTTGCAAATATTTTTTTGTGGCCGCCTCTTGAGCTTTGGCGAGAAAGGCGCACCCGGTGAGGCGCTTTTGATTTAAAGAAAGACCCTATTGGCTTAGCCTTCGCTTTTCCCTCTTAACAGCCGATACAACTGAGTTGCGAAGCGTTCCCGGGCCGAGGACCCTTTGTCACGATCGGCGAAGTCCCCTTCGTGAAAATGGATAAGAAAATCCCTCAGGTGGTCCTGCTTTCTGACCCAACTCAAAAGCCTCGAAAAGTCCTCCTCCTGCGAAAAATCATTGTTTCCTAGGATAAAGCCTTTACATTTATTGCACACGTATGCCTCGAGGGAATAGGTGTTTACGGGTTTGTCCGGATCAAAATCATGCCAGCACCAGCCCATGGCTTCGGTAAGAAATCTATCCCTTTCCTCGTCCATATCTGCCACCTCCGGCTTCACTATACCATGGAACGGCCCGGATCTTCGACTGATTGAGCTGGAAGTAAGTAATGCTTGAGGTTGACCCCGCAACCGAGGCGGGATAGCTTATGCCGTCCCAAAGATGCATTGGTGTATGCGTCCGATTAGAAAAGGATTGACGATTCGATTAGGTGTGATAGTATAGATTCATAAAAACGCATACATATGACTAGTGTGGTAAAAGCCATGCCCGACGGTTCAATAGATTTGACCAAAAGGAGGTATACCCATGATGAAATACTATGTATTTGTTGGTACGATCAGGCAGTGTTCTAACGCTGCAATGAATCATAAGGTTGTCTCGTTTACTATCGAGATAGATTTCGACAGTGACGTGCACAATGCGCCCAATTACCGTTCTTTTCATGCGGACTACGTAAGTGGGCCTGCCTTTGAGAAGGACTACAACATCCCTCAGGGGATAGATAAACACGGATATGACATGGCTCAGGCTGATCCATATGGCGCCCATGGCAGTATATTCTGTGCACCCAATGTGGGTGACGATTACGGGGACTCGCGGCTGGTGCTTTGGTCCACAAAAAAAATGGTGTCTCAATGGGCTGTGGGCGAGCTCGTGCAGGGCCATCAATTTGGGGGTGCACTCAACCCCACTATAGAATACGACCTGACGCTCGTCTGTGTCACTTCTCTACCATCGACGTTATCACCCCCGAGCGGGTTGCACGTCAAATAGATGATGCTGGATTGTCAGGAATGACATTCTCAAGCGGGCCCTCGTGAAGAGTCTCTCGTGCCTGGTGAAAGAGCTATACGGCGTCCCTAACGGACGCCAGGACGCCTCCGATATTCTGCATACGGTTGTGACGCCAGGACTTCTCGTGCGCATGAGATATGCCCCGACCGCAGGACGCCTCCACCGCCTACTGCTGACGACCGATATATCTTGACTAATCATGGTTGTCGTACGTATGATTACTGAGTCGGCCGCGCAGCGGACAAGACCCAATCAGGATGGAATGCTCGGCGTAAATTCGGTCCATCGGCCCCTGCCGCTAAAGAAACGTATGCACGATCCAGCATAACCTTAAGAGGCCCATAATGGATGAAAAACTGTCATGTCCCATATCAAAGGCTGCATGTATCGAATGTGGGCTTTTCAGAGGCCGACACGTACATTGTTCATTTTTCAAGAGGAATATCGAAACAGATATTCCTCACAAAGAGATCGAGCGTCGCCGTAGGGAGGCCGAAAAAGAGTTAACAGCGGAAGGGGTTTGGGACATAGTGAAGACGCCCAAGAAGACCCCCAAGGACTGACTTCAAACGGCGTGCTGATTATGGAAGAATCTATTTAGGGAGCTTAAACCCGCTTACCGCCTGTTCCAAAGCTATGGAGAGCTTGGCAAGCTCCGTGGCCGCCTCTGACGTCTGCCCGGAGCTTGCAGAGGTCTCTCTGGAAACAGATGCGATCTGCTCTATGTCCCTGTTTATTTCCTCGGATGTGGCGCTCATCTGTTCGGTGGCAGACGCTATCTGCTGGGACATGGCAAGAAGCTCGTTGACCCGCTCGACAATATCGTTGAGAGAATTACCCCCTTCAATCGAAAGTTGAACACCTGCCTCGGCCTTTCTTGTGGCATTTTCCATGGCAACGATGGCGTTCTTCACTCCGTCCTGTATTGCCTTGATCATGGTGCCAATTTCCGATGTCGCGTTGGCCGTTCTCTCGGCCAGTTTTCTGACTTCATCGGCGACAACGGCAAATCCCCTGCCCTGTTCTCCGGCCCGGGCCGCTTCGATTGCCGCATTCAGGGCGAGAAGATTGGTCTGGTCAGCAATATCGTTTATGACGTTGACGATTTCACCTATTTGGTTGGAACGGTCTCCGAGAGTTTTGATGAATGTGGAGGTTTCGTCCACGGTCTCGGCAATCTCCCTCACCTCCCTCACCGAATTGCCCACTATTTCCTGCCCGCCCTTGGCCACTTTCGCTGTCTCAGAAGCGGACTCTGCGATGTTGCCTGTGTTTCGCGCTATGTCAAGGATGGTCTGAGACATTTCCTCGGATGAGGTGGCAACCTGCGATGTCCTCTCCATTTGCAAAAGGGAGCCCTTGGACATCTGCTCTGCGCTGGCGCTCAATTGGTTTCCGGCTGACGAAATGTTGGCCGCCACGGATTTGACGTTCCCGATGATTTGCCTCCATCGTTCAATGAGTCCCTTGATTTCCACCATGTCCTTACCGAGCTCGTCCTTCCTGTTTACTCTGACGTCAATGGTAAGGTCTCCGCTGCCCAACAGATGATGCAGAGCGTTGAGTCTGCCTATGGGTGCTGTAATGCTGCGGACAAGCATGAAGGAGAAAAGACATCCGACGGTGATCCATCCCGCCAGGCTCACGACGATAATGAGCCAGGCACCCACGCTCAAATCAGGCATGGGGATTTTATCGATGCCGCGTATGCCCGCAGATACGACGAGCCAGAGAAGGACCGTTATCAGCATGAAGAACCCGAACCCGCCTGTCAGACGTAGGCCTATTCTGATATCCTTGAGTTTCATTGTGGTATATCCCCTTTTTACAATATATCGTTCAAACGCCCGCCTTCTTAAGCAGATATCCCTTGAGGCCGGCGCACCTCCGTCTCTTTCCGGATACCATGCCGCTTCACACCAATGCTCGGCGTGGGTTGTTTCATCGATCAAGTATTGTTCTTATTTTCGAAAGCAGATCATCGGGCACGATCGGTTTCTGTATGAAGTTGTATTCTTTTTCAAGGATCCCCTTGTCGATGACCACATCTCCCGTGTATCCGCTCGTGAAAAGAACCTTGAGATCCGCCTTTACCCTCCTCATTTCTTCGTATGCCTCCTTCCCATTTTTTCGAGGCATAACCACATCGAGAAAAGCAAGCGCGATGGCGTCTTTGTTCTCCATGAATTTCTCCACCGCGTTTTCTCCGTCGGTCGCTTCTATGACCGTATATCCAGCCTGAGACAGAATTGTCCTGGTGAGATTTCGCACCATCACCTCATCTTCAGCCACGAGGATCGTCTCTGTGCCGCCCTCAACGGCCGGAGATTTTACCTCTTTTTCCTGAGCGGCGGCCTTGACGGAGGGGATATATATATTGAATGATGTTCCTACTTCAGGCTCACTGTACACAGTAATGTACCCGTGGTGCTGCTTCACAATCCCGTAAACTATGGAGAGGCCGAGCCCTGTTCCTTTGCCCACCTCTTTTGTGGTAAAGAAGGGCTCAAAGATCTTTTCGACGGTCTTTGCATTCATTCCGAAGCCTGTATCGCCAACGCTGATTAAAGCGTACAATCCAGGTTCGCCATATCCGTGCTGTTGCAGAAATGTTCTGTTCAATTCGACTTCCCGTAATTCGATTGTCAGCTTACCACCATGCGGCATAGCATCCCGCGCGTTTGTGGCGAGGTTGAGGAGTATCTGGTCCATTTGAGAAATATCTGCCATGACGGTCACATTCTTCTCCGACGGAATAAGCTTGAGCTCGATATCCTCCGTTAGCAGCCGTCTCAAAAGCCTCTCCATGCTGTCGAGAATTGTATTGATCTTGATGGGTTTCAGCTCAATAATCTGTCTACGGCTGAAGGCGAGAAGATTCTGAGTGAGGTTTGCCGCCTTTTCTGACGATGACAGCATGTGCCCGACATAGACTCTCAACGGATCATCTTTGCCCATCTGCATCTGGAGCAGATTTCCATAACCGATGATGGCCGTGAGAATGTTGTTAAAGTCATGGGCGATACCCCCGGCGAGGGTTCCTATGGCCTCCATCTTCTGCGCCTGGAAAAGCTGAGTTTCAAGCACCTTCTCTTTGGTAATATCTATGACGGAGACCATGGCTGCCGGTCGACCGTTATAAACCGTTGTGCTCCCGAGGGCCTTGAGGGTGACAATACGGCCATCTTTTCGTATGGCCTTGAGATCATATTCGATGCGGGCCGTCTCGTCTGCCAGACGCTTTCTCACATTTTCCTCAACCATTTTCAAATCATCAGGATGAACGAAATCGCTGGGCCCCATTTTTCCGGCAAGCTCCTCCCGCGTGTATCCGTGGATCTCACAAAACCTCTTGTTCGCAAAGTGATAAACATTATCCTGTACGATGGCAACGCCGACGAGGGAGTTTTCTACGACATTACGGTAATTAATCTCCGACTCTCGAAGCGCTTCTTCAATGAGCTTTCGTTCGGTCACATCAATGATTGTGCCTATTGACGCGGGCCTACCCTCAAACATCGTATGAGAACTGTGGACCTCGATGTATCTTGTCCCCTGCGTTGGTGTGATGATTCTGAATTCGTGACCGGAAGAAACTGGCGGGCCTGATGATCCTGCCGCAGCGCCTTGTTCGAG comes from Syntrophorhabdaceae bacterium and encodes:
- a CDS encoding PAS domain S-box protein; protein product: MSDRLTDRKRSDGVTNPVRVQSHKGKSSKGGHGTGQKSVQPLATEQTGKQQTQEAIIQNKSEQGILVAAQASEALTKSESTLRSIFLASPVGIMFISSDRRITLMNQRMTAITGYSLEDLADASPRIFYPTEEEFARVGAIIGEKIRRGVTAEADTTWVRKDGAVRDIHLSLAPIDPGDPLGGAVSTVIDVTEQKEAEKKLLESEERYRTAIEHSNDGVAITAQDQYIYVNQKFLEMFGYDKPKEIIGESPLVVVHPEDRARILGYGARRREGRPVPDRYEYKGMKKDGTVISVEASTTETVYRGEPMVLAYLRDITERKRAEKALKQSEERFRALVEKSSEVIILYDRNSERTYVSPAVTRVLGYSAEEYLSLDRSELVHPDDLLSTERARLSIRPGETITTVCRLRHKDGNWRWTERTMSNLLDEPGIQSMVANIRDITERKAAEEALHESENKFRDLAEKSPAGIYIIQDNAFKYINNKFAQICGYSVDEIIGGKTSQDFVFLEPVPPLEQGAAAGSSGPPVSSGHEFRIITPTQGTRYIEVHSSHTMFEGRPASIGTIIDVTERKLIEEALRESEINYRNVVENSLVGVAIVQDNVYHFANKRFCEIHGYTREELAGKMGPSDFVHPDDLKMVEENVRKRLADETARIEYDLKAIRKDGRIVTLKALGSTTVYNGRPAAMVSVIDITKEKVLETQLFQAQKMEAIGTLAGGIAHDFNNILTAIIGYGNLLQMQMGKDDPLRVYVGHMLSSSEKAANLTQNLLAFSRRQIIELKPIKINTILDSMERLLRRLLTEDIELKLIPSEKNVTVMADISQMDQILLNLATNARDAMPHGGKLTIELREVELNRTFLQQHGYGEPGLYALISVGDTGFGMNAKTVEKIFEPFFTTKEVGKGTGLGLSIVYGIVKQHHGYITVYSEPEVGTSFNIYIPSVKAAAQEKEVKSPAVEGGTETILVAEDEVMVRNLTRTILSQAGYTVIEATDGENAVEKFMENKDAIALAFLDVVMPRKNGKEAYEEMRRVKADLKVLFTSGYTGDVVIDKGILEKEYNFIQKPIVPDDLLSKIRTILDR